A window from Salvia miltiorrhiza cultivar Shanhuang (shh) chromosome 2, IMPLAD_Smil_shh, whole genome shotgun sequence encodes these proteins:
- the LOC131013502 gene encoding F-box/kelch-repeat protein At3g06240-like — protein MKSDLFELPSEIINNILLRLSVRSIAVSKCVCKPLLHLLGTHDFAKSHFSKSAPALAFTMRTNDSYRLKISELEEDEIDPESHDLLTNINFFPEAMVNFTAEASLGGSVNGLLFLFDYRNSCHYVSNPITREFFFIRCPRVMVVSHGFGVSRITGQHKLVCIDPFGDGRFNCYVYTLGTGSWRRVEANDSFGWTPKIVATFLNGNLHWMVWSDPYPMEQIFCFDLETECFSRFNVPPLRRSIMSRLLFTLRDCLCFCDDDEGDGTGRVVIWMMKEYGVEKSWTKEYVVTPNLAFLGHGLDKFPFQLLQPIKVFKNGDVLMLCGRKMFMYHSKHTKTTREIDGFFGQGEGFYYLNSLLLTPSLLPLKSFAGMENENVISF, from the coding sequence ATGAAGTCAGATCTCTTCGAACTACCGTCAGAAATAATCAACAATATCCTTTTAAGACTCTCTGTTCGAAGCATTGCAGTAAGCAAGTGCGTTTGCAAACCATTGCTCCATTTGCTCGGCACCCACGATTTCGCCAAGTCGCATTTTTCCAAATCCGCCCCCGCCCTAGCTTTCACGATGCGAACCAACGATTCATATCGCCTCAAAATTTCCGAACTGGAAGAAGACGAAATCGATCCCGAGAGCCACGATCTACTCACCAACATTAATTTCTTTCCCGAAGCAATGGTTAATTTCACTGCCGAAGCAAGTTTAGGAGGTTCTGTTAATGGCTTGCTTTTCCTATTCGATTACCGTAATAGTTGTCATTATGTATCCAATCCGATCACTCGCGAGTTTTTCTTTATCCGCTGTCCACGAGTAATGGTGGTGAGTCATGGATTTGGGGTGAGCAGAATAACTGGGCAACATAAGTTAGTATGTATTGATCCTTTCGGTGATGGTCGATTCAATTGTTATGTATACACCCTTGGAACAGGATCGTGGAGACGCGTTGAAGCTAACGACTCGTTTGGTTGGACTCCTAAAATCGTTGCTACATTTCTTAACGGAAATCTGCATTGGATGGTATGGTCAGATCCATACCCCATGGAGCagattttttgttttgatttggaAACAGAGTGTTTTAGCAGATTTAACGTTCCTCCTCTTCGAAGAAGCATAATGAGCAGGCTCTTGTTTACTTTGAGGGATTGCCTATGTTTTTGCGATGACGATGAGGGTGATGGCACTGGCAGGGTTGTTATATGGATGATGAAGGAATATGGGGTCGAGAAATCTTGGACAAAAGAATACGTGGTCACCCCAAATCTTGCTTTTCTTGGTCACGGTTTAGATAAGTTCCCATTCCAACTGCTTCAACCTATCAAAGTTTTTAAAAATGGTGATGTATTGATGCTTTGTGGTCGCAAGATGTTCATGTACCACTCCAAGCACACCAAAACTACTCGAGAAATTGATGGTTTCTTTGGCCAAGGGGAGGGATTTTACTATCTAAACTCGCTGCTTCTCACCCCAAGCTTGCTTCCACTCAAGAGTTTTGCTGGTATGGAGAATGAGAATGTTATCTCATTTTGA